A region of Bradyrhizobium sp. SZCCHNS1050 DNA encodes the following proteins:
- a CDS encoding sensor histidine kinase: protein MSGVIVVMRQTLLSCTSLARKGLMGLAATALAPATPGFAGDGVPPDAITTLFELSRPDIAEVTAMLALLGFSVVAAVALVRTRLAAGRKEARLRADVAGLQLQADRYRALLFAEPQILIAWPAGGHRPQISGDTSMLVPQDQPQRILAFGTWLPPEPALQLDRAVDALREAGEGFMLNLTTSHGHAIEAMGRAIGGQAIVRIRELSGLRRELAETQLRFKALGEETESLRALAAALPWPIWARQANGALAYVNAAYARAADARDVPDAIGRNIELLDSADRIDLQRALATNGRFEGRLPIVTGGERRMYDVRAFMLGNGSAGVAIDASEAAALDAAVVRMREAHRRTLDQLSSGVAVFDGQRRLAFYNDSYRRLWRLDPAFLDSQPDDSSVLDRLRAARKLPEQADFRAWKAKLHEAYRAVEAAKDTWFLPDGRALSVVTTPNPEGGVTYLFDDVTESFALARRFDGLIRVQRETLDSLAEGVAVFGSNGRVELFNPAFAKMWRLSPDQLREHPHIDTVESWCHQLYDDAVAWRTIREAITSIENRLDVALKLERKDGSVLDCMSRPLPDGATMLTFQDITDTENVERALRESNEALEAAGQMKIDFVHHVSYELRAPLTTIIGFAHFLSDPSTGPLTPKQAEYLDYVTKSTNALLALTNNILDLATIDAGAMKLELGPVDAAKAIEAAAEGVQDRLATDRIRLTIAVDPDVGSFVGDERRVVQVLYNLLANAVGFSPPDSSVVVSARRTDHSVIFAVTDSGPGIPPEVKDKVFEWFESHSQGSRHRGAGLGLSLVRSFVELHGGRVRMDSVVGKGTTVTCDFPTDHVAQRNAAE from the coding sequence ATGTCGGGCGTGATCGTGGTGATGCGTCAGACGCTGCTGTCATGCACGTCACTTGCGCGCAAGGGCCTGATGGGTCTCGCTGCGACTGCGCTTGCGCCGGCGACACCGGGCTTCGCAGGCGATGGCGTGCCGCCGGATGCGATCACGACGCTGTTCGAGCTGAGCCGTCCTGATATCGCCGAGGTCACGGCGATGCTGGCGCTGCTCGGCTTCTCCGTCGTCGCCGCGGTCGCGCTGGTGCGCACGCGTCTGGCGGCCGGCCGGAAGGAAGCGCGGCTGCGCGCCGACGTCGCCGGGCTGCAATTGCAGGCCGATCGCTACCGTGCGCTGCTGTTCGCCGAGCCGCAGATCCTGATCGCCTGGCCAGCCGGCGGCCACCGTCCGCAGATCTCCGGCGACACCTCGATGCTGGTGCCGCAGGATCAGCCGCAGCGCATTCTCGCCTTTGGAACCTGGCTGCCGCCGGAGCCCGCGCTGCAGCTCGACCGCGCCGTCGACGCGCTGCGCGAGGCGGGCGAAGGCTTCATGCTCAATCTCACCACCTCGCACGGCCATGCGATCGAGGCGATGGGCCGCGCCATCGGCGGCCAGGCCATCGTGCGCATTCGCGAATTGTCCGGCCTGCGCCGCGAGCTCGCCGAGACGCAGCTCCGCTTCAAGGCGCTCGGCGAGGAAACGGAGTCGCTGCGCGCGCTGGCAGCGGCGCTGCCGTGGCCGATCTGGGCACGGCAGGCCAATGGCGCTCTCGCTTACGTCAACGCCGCCTATGCCCGTGCCGCCGATGCCCGCGACGTGCCGGACGCGATCGGCCGCAACATCGAGCTGCTCGACTCGGCCGACCGTATCGACCTGCAGCGCGCGCTCGCCACCAACGGCCGTTTCGAGGGCCGGCTGCCGATCGTGACCGGCGGCGAGCGCCGCATGTACGACGTGCGCGCCTTCATGCTGGGAAACGGCAGCGCCGGCGTCGCCATCGACGCCAGCGAGGCGGCGGCCCTGGATGCGGCCGTGGTGCGGATGCGGGAAGCACACCGGCGCACGCTCGATCAGTTGTCCTCGGGCGTAGCCGTGTTCGACGGCCAGCGCCGGCTCGCCTTCTACAACGACTCCTATCGCCGGCTGTGGCGTCTCGATCCCGCCTTCCTGGACAGCCAGCCGGATGACTCGTCGGTGCTCGACCGTCTTCGCGCCGCGCGCAAGTTGCCCGAGCAGGCCGACTTCCGGGCCTGGAAGGCCAAGCTTCACGAGGCCTATCGCGCCGTCGAGGCCGCCAAGGACACCTGGTTCCTGCCCGACGGCCGCGCGCTATCGGTCGTCACCACGCCGAACCCGGAAGGCGGCGTCACCTATCTGTTCGACGACGTCACCGAGAGCTTCGCGCTTGCCCGCCGCTTCGACGGCTTGATCCGGGTCCAGCGCGAGACCCTCGACAGCCTTGCCGAGGGCGTCGCGGTGTTCGGCTCGAACGGCCGGGTCGAGCTGTTCAATCCGGCCTTCGCCAAGATGTGGCGGCTGTCGCCGGATCAGTTGCGCGAGCATCCGCATATCGACACCGTGGAATCCTGGTGCCATCAGCTCTACGACGACGCGGTCGCCTGGCGCACCATCCGCGAGGCGATCACGTCGATCGAGAACCGGCTCGACGTTGCGCTGAAGCTCGAGCGCAAGGACGGCAGCGTGCTCGACTGCATGAGCCGCCCGCTGCCCGACGGCGCGACCATGCTGACCTTCCAGGACATCACCGACACCGAGAATGTCGAGCGAGCCCTGCGCGAGAGCAACGAGGCGCTCGAAGCCGCCGGCCAGATGAAGATCGACTTCGTCCACCACGTGTCCTACGAGCTGCGCGCGCCGCTGACGACGATCATCGGCTTCGCGCATTTCCTGTCCGATCCGTCGACCGGGCCGCTGACGCCGAAGCAGGCCGAGTATCTCGACTACGTCACCAAATCCACCAACGCGCTGCTGGCGCTGACCAACAACATTCTCGACCTCGCCACCATCGATGCCGGCGCCATGAAGCTCGAGCTCGGGCCGGTCGACGCCGCCAAGGCGATCGAGGCCGCCGCCGAGGGCGTGCAGGACCGGCTTGCCACGGATCGCATCCGATTGACGATCGCGGTGGACCCCGACGTCGGCTCCTTCGTCGGCGACGAGCGCCGCGTCGTGCAGGTGCTCTACAATCTGCTCGCCAATGCCGTCGGCTTCTCGCCGCCGGATTCGAGCGTCGTCGTCAGCGCCCGCCGCACCGACCACAGCGTCATCTTCGCGGTCACCGATTCCGGCCCCGGCATTCCGCCCGAGGTGAAGGACAAGGTGTTCGAATGGTTCGAGAGCCATTCGCAGGGCTCGCGCCATCGCGGCGCCGGCCTCGGACTGTCGCTGGTGCGCTCCTTCGTCGAGCTGCATGGCGGCAGGGTGCGGATGGATTCGGTGGTCGGCAAGGGCACCACGGTCACCTGTGACTTCCCGACCGACCACGTCGCGCAACGCAACGCCGCGGAATGA
- the dut gene encoding dUTP diphosphatase has protein sequence MTQTIAIDVQILPHGEGLPLPAYQTAHAAGLDLLAAVPPDAPLVLASGSHAMVPTGLSIALPDGYEAQVRPRSGLAARHGVTVLNSPGTVDADYRGEICVLLINHGKEPFTIRRGERIAQMVIAAVARAELSLATTLTTTARGSGGFGSTGR, from the coding sequence GTGACACAGACGATCGCGATCGACGTGCAGATCCTGCCGCATGGCGAGGGCCTGCCGCTGCCGGCCTATCAGACCGCACATGCCGCGGGGCTCGATCTGCTCGCCGCGGTTCCGCCCGATGCGCCGCTCGTCCTTGCGTCAGGCAGCCATGCGATGGTGCCAACGGGACTGTCGATCGCGCTGCCCGACGGCTACGAGGCCCAGGTGCGGCCGCGTTCGGGGCTCGCTGCGCGGCACGGCGTCACAGTGCTGAACTCACCGGGCACAGTGGACGCGGACTACCGCGGCGAGATCTGCGTGCTGCTGATCAACCACGGCAAGGAACCGTTTACGATCCGCCGCGGCGAGCGCATCGCGCAGATGGTGATCGCCGCCGTCGCGCGCGCCGAGCTCAGCCTCGCGACAACCTTGACGACGACCGCGCGCGGCAGCGGCGGCTTCGGCTCGACGGGCCGTTGA
- the coaBC gene encoding bifunctional phosphopantothenoylcysteine decarboxylase/phosphopantothenate--cysteine ligase CoaBC, protein MASLTIRKLDDSLKTYLRLRSAQNGRSVEEEVRVILRALIEPADPSEPPMAPPAPANLSAPLVPQPGQAREARVTLIIGGGIAAYKSLDLIRRLKERHIHVRCVLTKAATQFVTELAASALSGDRVFTDLFDPRSEFDVGHIRLARDCDLIVVAPATADLMSKMAHGAADDLASAILLAASRPILLAPAMNPMMWSNPATRRNAATLQRDGVQMIGPNAGEMAEKGEAGVGRMAEPTEIADAVVAMLKPPVPRPLAGRRVLITAGPTHEPIDPVRYIANRSSGKQGFAIAAAAQAAGADVRLIAGPVELADPKGVSVTHVESARQMLDAVEAELPADVAIFAAAVADWRVANEGGQKLKKTDKAIPPLTLVENPDILATISKLKEKRPGLVIGFAAETEHLIDNAKAKFARKGCDWIIANDVSPATGVMGGDRNTVHLLTKDADGVHVASWPIMTKDEVATALVAEIARTMGPVA, encoded by the coding sequence ATGGCGAGCCTGACCATCCGCAAGCTGGACGACTCTCTCAAGACTTATCTGCGACTGCGCTCGGCGCAGAACGGGCGCTCCGTCGAAGAGGAAGTCCGGGTCATCCTGCGCGCGCTGATCGAGCCTGCCGATCCATCCGAGCCGCCGATGGCGCCGCCTGCTCCAGCCAACCTCTCCGCCCCGCTCGTCCCCCAGCCCGGCCAGGCGCGCGAGGCTCGCGTCACCCTGATCATCGGCGGCGGCATCGCCGCCTACAAATCGCTCGACCTGATCCGGCGGCTGAAGGAGCGCCACATCCACGTCCGCTGCGTGCTGACCAAGGCGGCGACGCAATTCGTGACCGAGCTCGCCGCGTCGGCGCTGTCGGGAGATCGTGTCTTCACCGATCTGTTCGACCCGCGCAGCGAGTTCGACGTCGGCCACATCCGGCTCGCGCGCGACTGCGATCTCATCGTGGTGGCACCGGCGACCGCCGACCTGATGTCGAAGATGGCGCACGGCGCCGCCGACGACCTCGCCAGCGCCATCCTGCTCGCGGCGAGCCGGCCGATCCTGCTGGCGCCGGCGATGAACCCGATGATGTGGAGCAATCCGGCGACGCGCCGCAACGCCGCGACCCTGCAGCGCGACGGCGTCCAGATGATCGGGCCGAACGCCGGCGAGATGGCGGAGAAGGGCGAGGCCGGTGTCGGCCGCATGGCCGAGCCGACCGAGATTGCAGACGCCGTCGTCGCCATGCTCAAGCCGCCTGTGCCGCGCCCCCTCGCCGGCCGCCGCGTGCTGATCACCGCGGGCCCGACCCACGAGCCGATCGACCCGGTGCGCTACATCGCCAACCGCTCCTCCGGCAAGCAGGGCTTTGCGATCGCCGCCGCCGCGCAGGCCGCCGGCGCCGACGTGAGGCTGATCGCAGGACCGGTGGAGCTCGCCGACCCCAAGGGCGTCAGCGTCACCCACGTCGAATCGGCGCGGCAGATGCTCGACGCCGTCGAGGCCGAGCTGCCCGCCGACGTCGCGATCTTCGCCGCGGCGGTGGCCGACTGGCGCGTCGCCAATGAGGGCGGCCAGAAGCTGAAGAAGACGGACAAGGCGATCCCGCCGCTGACGCTGGTCGAGAACCCCGACATCCTCGCCACGATCTCGAAGCTGAAGGAGAAGCGGCCTGGTCTCGTCATCGGCTTCGCCGCCGAGACCGAGCACCTGATCGACAACGCGAAGGCAAAGTTCGCCCGCAAGGGCTGCGACTGGATCATCGCCAACGACGTCTCGCCCGCGACCGGTGTGATGGGCGGCGACCGCAACACCGTACATCTCTTGACGAAGGACGCCGATGGCGTCCATGTCGCGTCCTGGCCGATCATGACCAAGGACGAGGTCGCGACTGCGCTCGTCGCCGAGATCGCCAGAACCATGGGACCCGTTGCGTGA
- the ubiB gene encoding 2-polyprenylphenol 6-hydroxylase, whose amino-acid sequence MISALTHITRLARAAFVFAREGVFGAVDPSLAPPPGQLALKLARLVERPGAKSGPRLSRALERMGPAYLKLGQFLATRPDVVGVIMARDLESLQDRLPPFPQAEAEAVIATALERPISQLFTHLGPPVAAASIAQVHRGEVERDGIRRPVAVKVLRPNVASRFRRDLSDFFFVAEKAEAHSSEARRLRLVEVINTMSRSVAMEMDLRLEAAALSEMAENIKDDPDFRVPTVDWDRTANTVLTMEWIDGIALNDHARLAEANVDLPDVGRKVIQSFLRHALRDGFFHADMHPGNLFLDQQGRLVAVDFGIMGRLGMKERRFLAEILLGFITRDYRRVAEVHFEAGYVPPHHSVENFAQAIRAIGEPIHNRTAEEISMAKLLTLLLEVTGLFDMRTRPELILLQKTMVVVEGVARGFDPKLDIWKVADPVVREWIERNLGPLGRIEGAVSGVGDLVRLSATLPVLAARAAAVLEHMETMTRDGLRLSPETIAAMGRTEGKKSRWRAIALWVIALTFIGILFAVLRL is encoded by the coding sequence GTGATCTCCGCACTCACCCACATTACGCGGCTCGCCCGGGCCGCCTTCGTGTTCGCGCGCGAGGGCGTGTTCGGCGCCGTCGATCCGAGCCTGGCGCCGCCGCCGGGCCAGCTCGCGCTGAAGCTGGCGCGCCTCGTCGAGCGCCCCGGCGCCAAGTCCGGGCCAAGATTGTCGCGGGCGCTGGAGCGCATGGGCCCGGCCTATCTCAAGCTCGGCCAGTTCCTGGCGACGCGGCCCGACGTCGTCGGCGTCATCATGGCGCGCGACCTCGAATCGCTGCAGGACCGGCTGCCGCCATTCCCGCAGGCCGAGGCCGAGGCGGTCATCGCCACCGCGCTCGAGCGCCCGATCAGCCAGCTGTTCACGCATCTCGGTCCTCCGGTCGCCGCCGCCTCGATCGCGCAGGTGCATCGCGGCGAGGTCGAGCGCGACGGCATTCGTCGTCCAGTCGCGGTGAAGGTGCTTCGGCCGAACGTTGCCTCGCGCTTCCGCCGCGACCTCTCCGATTTCTTCTTCGTCGCCGAAAAGGCCGAGGCGCATTCGTCGGAGGCGCGGCGGCTGCGGCTGGTCGAGGTCATCAACACGATGTCGCGCTCGGTCGCGATGGAGATGGACCTTCGCCTGGAGGCCGCTGCGCTCTCCGAGATGGCGGAAAACATCAAGGACGATCCGGACTTCCGCGTACCCACGGTCGACTGGGATCGCACCGCCAACACCGTGCTGACGATGGAGTGGATCGACGGCATCGCGCTGAACGATCACGCCCGGCTCGCGGAGGCCAATGTCGATCTGCCCGACGTCGGCCGCAAGGTGATCCAGAGCTTTCTCCGCCACGCGCTGCGCGACGGCTTCTTCCACGCCGACATGCACCCGGGCAACCTGTTCCTGGACCAGCAGGGACGGCTGGTCGCGGTGGATTTCGGCATCATGGGCCGGCTCGGCATGAAGGAGCGGCGCTTCCTCGCCGAGATCCTGCTCGGCTTCATCACCCGCGACTATCGCCGCGTCGCCGAAGTGCATTTCGAGGCCGGCTACGTGCCGCCGCATCATTCGGTGGAGAATTTCGCACAGGCCATCCGCGCCATTGGCGAGCCGATCCACAACCGCACGGCCGAAGAAATCTCGATGGCCAAGCTGCTGACCCTGCTGCTCGAGGTCACCGGCCTGTTCGACATGCGCACCCGGCCGGAGCTGATCCTGCTGCAGAAGACCATGGTGGTGGTCGAGGGCGTCGCGCGCGGCTTCGATCCCAAGCTCGACATCTGGAAGGTCGCCGATCCCGTGGTGCGCGAATGGATCGAGCGCAATCTCGGCCCGCTCGGCCGCATCGAAGGCGCCGTGTCCGGCGTCGGCGACCTGGTCCGGCTCAGCGCGACCCTGCCCGTGCTCGCCGCCCGCGCCGCCGCCGTGCTGGAGCACATGGAGACCATGACCCGCGACGGCTTGCGCCTGTCGCCGGAAACCATCGCCGCCATGGGCCGCACCGAAGGCAAGAAGAGCCGCTGGCGCGCCATCGCGCTGTGGGTCATCGCGCTGACTTTCATCGGCATTCTGTTCGCGGTGCTCAGGCTGTGA
- the ubiE gene encoding bifunctional demethylmenaquinone methyltransferase/2-methoxy-6-polyprenyl-1,4-benzoquinol methylase UbiE has translation MDQPDQTTHFGFRDVPLGEKQTLVNDVFHSVAQRYDLMNDLMSGGLHRVWKDIMINTLNPPKSDAPFALLDVAGGTGDISFRAARKAGAGFHATVCDINSDMLEVGRQRALKQYLDDKVSFVEGNAEKLAFPDRSFDAYTIAFGIRNVPQIELALAEAFRVLKHGGRFLCLEFSTVEMPGLDKLYDLFSFNVIPQLGRAVTGDAESYRYLVESIRQFPRPSAFAEMISAAGFSRVSWQTLSGGIVALHSGWRL, from the coding sequence ATGGATCAGCCGGACCAAACCACTCATTTCGGCTTCAGGGACGTGCCTCTGGGCGAGAAGCAGACGCTGGTGAACGACGTGTTTCACAGCGTGGCACAGCGCTACGACCTGATGAACGACCTGATGTCGGGCGGACTGCACCGCGTCTGGAAGGACATCATGATCAACACGCTGAACCCGCCGAAGAGCGATGCGCCGTTTGCGCTGCTCGACGTGGCCGGCGGCACCGGCGACATCTCCTTCCGCGCCGCCAGGAAGGCCGGCGCCGGCTTCCATGCCACCGTGTGCGACATCAACAGCGACATGCTCGAGGTCGGGCGCCAGCGGGCGCTGAAGCAATATCTCGACGACAAGGTCTCGTTCGTCGAGGGCAATGCCGAAAAGCTCGCTTTTCCCGACCGCTCCTTTGACGCCTATACGATCGCCTTCGGCATCCGCAACGTGCCGCAGATCGAGCTCGCGCTCGCCGAGGCCTTCCGCGTGCTCAAGCATGGCGGCCGCTTCCTGTGCCTGGAGTTCTCCACCGTCGAGATGCCAGGGCTCGACAAGCTCTACGACCTGTTCTCCTTCAATGTGATCCCGCAGCTCGGCCGCGCCGTCACCGGCGATGCCGAGTCCTACCGCTACCTCGTCGAATCGATCCGCCAGTTTCCGCGCCCCAGCGCCTTCGCCGAGATGATCTCGGCGGCCGGCTTCTCCCGCGTGTCCTGGCAGACTCTCTCCGGCGGCATCGTCGCGCTTCATTCCGGCTGGCGTTTGTGA
- the mutM gene encoding bifunctional DNA-formamidopyrimidine glycosylase/DNA-(apurinic or apyrimidinic site) lyase: MPELPEVETVRRGLQPVMEGAVIVKAEARRGDLRFPFQPDFAKRLQGQTVRGLGRRAKYLLADLGSGDVLLMHLGMSGSFRVIKPEHEETPGEFHYPRGKDSVHDHVVFHMSSGADIVFNDPRRFGFMKIIGRGEIETEPHLKDLGPEPLGNEFDAAMLARACAGKKTSLKAALLDQRVVAGLGNIYVCEALFRAHLSPRRLAATLATKKGEPTDHARRLVEAIHTVLNEAIRAGGSSLRDHRQTSGELGYFQHSFQVYDREGEPCRTDGCGGVVKRFVQNGRSTFWCPKCQK; this comes from the coding sequence ATGCCTGAGCTGCCCGAAGTCGAGACCGTCCGGCGCGGGCTGCAGCCCGTCATGGAAGGCGCCGTCATCGTCAAGGCCGAGGCCCGGCGCGGCGATCTCAGGTTTCCGTTCCAGCCCGATTTTGCGAAGCGCCTGCAGGGCCAGACCGTCAGGGGTCTCGGCCGGCGTGCCAAATATCTGCTGGCCGACCTCGGCTCCGGCGACGTGCTGCTGATGCATCTGGGCATGTCCGGCTCGTTCCGGGTGATCAAGCCGGAGCACGAGGAGACGCCGGGCGAGTTTCACTATCCGCGCGGCAAGGACAGCGTGCACGACCATGTCGTGTTTCACATGTCGTCCGGCGCCGACATCGTGTTCAACGATCCGCGCCGCTTCGGCTTCATGAAGATCATCGGCCGCGGCGAGATCGAGACCGAGCCGCACCTGAAGGATCTCGGGCCCGAGCCGCTCGGCAACGAATTCGATGCCGCCATGCTGGCGCGCGCCTGTGCCGGCAAGAAGACCAGCCTCAAGGCGGCGCTGCTCGACCAGCGCGTCGTCGCCGGCCTCGGCAACATCTATGTCTGCGAGGCGCTGTTCCGCGCCCATCTGTCGCCGCGACGGCTGGCGGCAACGCTGGCAACGAAGAAGGGCGAGCCCACGGATCACGCCAGGCGTCTGGTGGAAGCGATCCACACCGTGCTCAACGAGGCCATCCGCGCCGGCGGCTCGTCGCTGCGCGATCACCGCCAGACATCAGGCGAGCTCGGCTATTTCCAGCATTCGTTCCAGGTCTATGACCGGGAGGGCGAGCCGTGCCGGACCGATGGCTGCGGCGGCGTGGTGAAGCGCTTCGTGCAGAACGGGCGCTCGACCTTCTGGTGCCCGAAGTGCCAGAAGTGA
- a CDS encoding cyclic nucleotide-binding domain-containing protein yields the protein MAVSSPDLKAFLLATPFFGGLPDASLDLLVSMLVAREFESGAVVVAEGEAGRSMFVVHSGTLEVSERLETGVAIHMSRLEPGDFFGEMTLLDMQNRSATVVAEAPTVLYELTAQKLYAFYKADIHAYVIVLQNINRELCRRLRRADARIKQLEMREAGER from the coding sequence ATGGCTGTCAGCTCGCCCGATCTGAAAGCATTCCTGCTCGCGACGCCGTTCTTCGGCGGCCTGCCCGATGCGAGCCTCGATCTGCTGGTCTCGATGCTGGTCGCGCGTGAGTTCGAGAGCGGCGCCGTGGTCGTCGCCGAAGGCGAGGCGGGTCGTTCGATGTTCGTCGTGCACAGCGGCACGCTGGAGGTGAGCGAGCGCCTGGAGACGGGCGTTGCGATCCATATGTCGCGTCTCGAGCCCGGCGATTTCTTCGGCGAGATGACCCTGCTCGACATGCAGAACAGATCGGCCACCGTCGTCGCGGAAGCGCCGACCGTATTGTACGAGCTGACGGCGCAAAAGCTGTATGCCTTCTACAAGGCTGACATCCACGCCTATGTGATCGTGCTGCAGAACATCAATCGCGAGCTATGCCGCCGCCTGCGTCGCGCCGATGCGCGGATCAAGCAGCTGGAGATGCGCGAGGCTGGAGAGCGCTAG
- a CDS encoding ParA family protein, which produces MYTIVLATQKGGSGKSTLAIGLAVAAQQAGHKVRVIETDRQGTLTKWQARRAAGEPIVEAVYDAKTIEPRLEALARDGVTLCVIDTGAGITASTTAAIRHCDLCLIPARPSVADIEATAPTLSVVRAWRKPFAFVLNQAPIRGGHRVTDATTALDADAPRDIAEVLAQPFIMMRNDHQDALAAGLGVSEFDAAGKSAQEIRSLWRWTAGKLAGDHVMHDAGELKDASEHAEVEFPIMLTPPAEEAKLPVTRAYPTWADNGINWKAGL; this is translated from the coding sequence ATGTACACGATCGTTTTGGCCACGCAGAAGGGCGGCAGCGGCAAGAGCACGCTGGCGATTGGTCTGGCCGTGGCCGCGCAGCAGGCCGGCCACAAGGTGCGCGTGATCGAGACCGACCGTCAGGGCACGCTGACCAAATGGCAGGCGCGCCGCGCCGCGGGCGAGCCGATCGTCGAAGCCGTCTACGATGCCAAGACGATCGAGCCTCGCCTCGAAGCGCTGGCCCGCGACGGCGTCACCCTCTGCGTGATCGACACCGGGGCCGGCATCACGGCATCCACGACGGCCGCGATCCGCCACTGCGATCTGTGCCTCATTCCGGCGCGTCCGAGCGTCGCCGACATCGAAGCGACGGCACCGACCTTGAGCGTCGTGCGCGCCTGGCGCAAGCCGTTTGCCTTCGTGCTCAACCAGGCCCCGATCCGCGGCGGCCATCGCGTCACCGATGCGACGACTGCACTCGACGCCGACGCGCCGCGCGACATCGCAGAGGTGCTGGCGCAGCCCTTCATCATGATGCGCAACGACCACCAGGACGCGCTCGCCGCCGGTCTCGGCGTCAGCGAGTTCGATGCGGCCGGCAAGTCGGCGCAGGAGATTCGCAGCCTGTGGCGCTGGACAGCGGGCAAGCTCGCCGGCGACCACGTCATGCACGACGCTGGCGAGCTGAAGGACGCGAGCGAGCACGCCGAGGTCGAATTCCCGATCATGCTGACGCCGCCCGCCGAGGAAGCGAAGCTGCCGGTGACGCGGGCCTACCCGACCTGGGCCGACAATGGCATCAACTGGAAGGCGGGGCTGTAA
- a CDS encoding peptidoglycan-binding protein codes for MRRLATATFICGIAACASAQAQTPQGALPGAKPKPVATQPVRPGVQAPADTANAMSQAERLALQSDLAWVGQYNGAITGDVSERMVNAIKEYQKLVGGKPTGVLNPQERAVLADTARRKQEGVGWKLVTEPVSGARLGIPAKLVPQQTSDGTGSKWTSPTGTVQVVLSRRKEANPTTAALADREKKEPGRTVDYSVVKPDFFVLSGLQNLKKFYIRGTFRGDEVRILTILYDQATENTVEPVVIAMSSAFTAFPSTLAAQPAPRRRVDYGTGIIATQDGAIIADREVTDACVAITIPGFGHAERVAEDKERGLALLRIYGARGLKPLALSGGSAKSSVDIVGIADPQSQGGGAAISTVKAQLAGNGAGDASLAPAPGLGFSGAAALDGDGKFAGVTLLKPGVLAGTALIPSTQVVMVSADATRAFLATHGVKPDGTSLDAKAATVRVICVRK; via the coding sequence ATGAGACGGCTGGCCACGGCAACCTTCATCTGCGGGATCGCCGCATGCGCGTCGGCGCAGGCACAGACGCCGCAGGGCGCGTTGCCGGGCGCCAAGCCCAAGCCCGTCGCGACCCAGCCGGTGCGCCCGGGCGTGCAGGCTCCCGCCGACACCGCCAATGCGATGAGCCAGGCCGAGCGCCTCGCGTTGCAATCCGATCTCGCCTGGGTCGGCCAGTACAATGGCGCCATCACCGGCGACGTCAGCGAGCGCATGGTCAACGCGATCAAGGAATACCAGAAGCTGGTCGGCGGCAAGCCGACCGGCGTGCTGAACCCGCAGGAGCGCGCCGTGCTCGCCGACACCGCACGCCGCAAGCAGGAGGGCGTCGGCTGGAAGCTCGTGACCGAGCCGGTCAGCGGCGCACGGCTCGGTATTCCCGCAAAGCTGGTGCCGCAACAGACCAGCGACGGCACCGGCTCGAAATGGACCTCGCCCACCGGCACCGTGCAGGTCGTGCTGTCACGCCGCAAGGAGGCGAACCCGACCACCGCGGCGCTCGCCGACCGCGAGAAGAAGGAGCCCGGCCGCACCGTCGACTACAGCGTGGTGAAGCCCGACTTCTTCGTGCTCTCGGGCCTGCAGAACCTGAAGAAGTTCTACATCCGCGGCACCTTTCGGGGCGACGAGGTGCGTATCCTGACCATCCTCTACGATCAGGCCACCGAGAACACGGTCGAGCCGGTCGTGATCGCGATGTCGAGCGCTTTCACCGCGTTTCCGTCGACATTGGCCGCGCAGCCCGCGCCACGGCGCCGCGTCGATTACGGCACCGGCATCATCGCTACCCAGGACGGCGCCATCATCGCCGATCGCGAGGTGACCGATGCCTGCGTGGCGATCACCATTCCCGGTTTCGGCCATGCCGAGCGCGTGGCCGAGGACAAGGAGCGCGGCCTGGCGCTGCTGCGCATCTACGGCGCGCGCGGCCTGAAGCCGCTGGCGCTGTCGGGCGGCAGTGCGAAATCGTCGGTCGACATCGTCGGCATCGCCGATCCGCAGAGCCAGGGCGGCGGTGCCGCGATCAGCACCGTCAAGGCGCAGCTCGCCGGCAATGGCGCCGGCGACGCCTCGCTGGCGCCGGCGCCCGGGCTCGGCTTTTCCGGAGCGGCGGCGCTCGACGGCGACGGCAAGTTCGCCGGCGTCACCTTGCTCAAGCCCGGCGTCCTCGCCGGCACGGCGCTGATCCCATCGACGCAGGTCGTGATGGTCAGCGCCGATGCGACGCGCGCCTTTCTCGCCACGCATGGCGTCAAGCCCGACGGAACCTCGCTCGACGCCAAGGCGGCGACGGTGCGCGTGATCTGCGTGCGGAAGTAG